AGTTATTATGTCTTTAGGTAGGATATCTGCTTTAGCATTTAAAGAATCTTTTTGAATTTGTGCAATCACAAAAGGGTATCTAACTGCAATCACAGGACCTGCATCTTTACTTCTGTCAACTAATTGAGAGATGAAATCTTCAGGAATTTCTTTATCAATAACTAATCCGTTTCTTTCAATCTGAAAATTATTTCCATTTACAAAACCTAATGTTAACTCATTAAATTTTTTGATTTTTTCACCATCAATAGTCAAAACTTTATCACCAGTTTGTAAACCTAAATTCATTGCTAAAGAATCTTGTACCCAAACTCCATCCTTTACATTTTCGTTTGGTAAATATTTTTCTCCATACGCATACATTAACATAATGTAGATAAAAATACCTAAAACAAAGTTTACAAAAACTCCACCTAACATTATAATTAGTCGTTGCCACGCCGGTTTAGAACGGAATTCCCAAGGTTGTGGAGGTAAAGCCATTTGCTCAGTATCCATACTTTCATCGATCATTCCAGATATTTTTACATATCCTCCTAATGGAATCCATCCAATACCGTAAACAGTATCTCCAATCTTTTTCTTAAAAATTGAAAATTTATAATCAAAGAATAAGTAGAATTTTTCTACTCTTGTTTTAAATAATTTTGCAGGGATAAAGTGCCCTAATTCATGCAATACAATCAATAAAGATAAACTTAAGATAAATTGCGATACTTTTATTAATATTTCCATTCAGCGTTAAATCAT
The window above is part of the Polaribacter sp. SA4-12 genome. Proteins encoded here:
- the rseP gene encoding RIP metalloprotease RseP, translated to MEILIKVSQFILSLSLLIVLHELGHFIPAKLFKTRVEKFYLFFDYKFSIFKKKIGDTVYGIGWIPLGGYVKISGMIDESMDTEQMALPPQPWEFRSKPAWQRLIIMLGGVFVNFVLGIFIYIMLMYAYGEKYLPNENVKDGVWVQDSLAMNLGLQTGDKVLTIDGEKIKKFNELTLGFVNGNNFQIERNGLVIDKEIPEDFISQLVDRSKDAGPVIAVRYPFVIAQIQKDSLNAKADILPKDIITAVNGYPVLYYDQAKSEIAKYKGQNISITLKREKEIKEVPVKVSNYGNIGVVFGGTSYNDLEKLGYYDLANIEYSFAEAIPAGWNKSVKTLTDYIKQLKKIFNPSTGAYKGLGGFISIGSIFPSEWSAEAFWNITAFLSIMLGFMNLLPIPALDGGHVVFTLWEMITGRKPGDKFLEYAQVTGFILLIALLLFANGNDIFRLFK